A stretch of Eleutherodactylus coqui strain aEleCoq1 chromosome 2, aEleCoq1.hap1, whole genome shotgun sequence DNA encodes these proteins:
- the LOC136611066 gene encoding E3 ubiquitin/ISG15 ligase TRIM25-like, giving the protein MASAAVRDELLCSICLSTYTDPVMLRCGHNFCRVCIHRVLDTQDEAGVYSCPECREESQERPALMRCLALCNIVENLLITPPTQTEAGIFCTYCVDSPVPAAKSCLLCEASLCEKHLRVHSKSAEHVLCEPSANLGSRKCSVHKKILEYYCTEDAACICVSCSLAGEHRGHRVEMLDEASEKKKERLRNVLQKLITRREQTEERVRSLEECRRKAQEKASGEAERVTALCRDIRRQLDDVEKRVLSEISRQEKEESFSLSVLIQKLEIQKDELSRKMRHMEELCNMTDPLTVLQEPDTGDLCDPEDTGGHDAGDGDTGGHDGGDGDTGGHGEPLHDVDGPDVAVISDTLHTLDDIIRDIRRGIYVEGPVDILLDVSTAANNIHISDDLKTATGTQENQNHPETAERFQYNQVMSRRGFSSGRYYWDVEGSRSGGWRVGMCYPSIDRRGQQSYIGYNNKSWSLWRGNNQYSVRHDSKVIRLPHIISSNRVRICLDYEAGRLSFYELCDPIRHLHTFTASFTEPLHAVLRVYDGSITILGEATTGRNHNRN; this is encoded by the coding sequence ATGGCGTCTGCTGCTGTGAGAGACGAgctgctctgctccatctgtctgagcacttatacagatcctgtaatgctgagatgtggacacaacttctgccGGGTCTGTATTCATCGTGTGCTGGATACACAGGACGAGGCTGGAGTTTATTCCTGTCCTGAATGCAGAGAGGAGTCTCAGGAGCGGCCGGCACTGATGAGATGCTTAGCTCTGTGTAACATCGTGGAGAACCTCCTGATTACTCCTCCGACACAGACGGAAGCCGGGATCTtctgcacttactgtgtggactCTCCTGTACCGGCTGCTAAATCCTGTCTGCTGTGTGAAGCTTCTCTGTGCGAGAAACACCTGAGAGTTCACAGCAAGTCAGCAGAACACGTCTTATGTGAGCCCAGCGCCAACCTGGGGAGCAGGAAATGTTCTGTCCATAAGAAGATCCTGGAATATTACTGCACTGAGGACGCCGCTTGTATCTGTGTGTCCTGCAGTTTGGCCGGAGAACATCGGGGTCATCGGGTGGAGATGCTGGACGAGGCCtctgagaagaagaaggagagactGAGAAATGTTCTCCAGAAACTGATCACAAggagggagcagactgaggaaaGAGTCCGGAGTCTGGAGGAGTGCAGGAGGAaagctcaagaaaaagcatctggAGAAGCTGAGAGAGTCACTGCCCTGTGTAGAGACATCAGGAGACAGCTGGACGATGTGGAGAAGAGGGTCCTGAGCGAGATCTCCAGGCAGGAAAAGGAAGAGTCATTCTCACTTTCTGTTCTCATCCagaagctggaaatacagaaggacgagctgtccaggaagatgagacACATGGAGGAGCTGTGTAACATGACTGATCCACTGACTGTCTTACAGGAACCAGACACCGGGGACTTGTGTGATCCTGAAGACACGGGGGGACATGATGCAGGTGATGGGGAcacggggggacatgatggaggtgatggggacacgggGGGACATGGTGAACCGCTTCATGATGTAGATGGTCCGGATGTGGCTGTGATCtcagacacattacacacattagATGACATAATAAGAGATATAAGGAGGGGGATCTATGTGGAGGGTCCTGTAGACATATTACTGGATGTAAGCACAGCTGCTAATAATATCCATATATCAGATGACCTGAAAACTGCAACCGGGACACAAGAGAACCAGAACCATCCAGAAACAGCAGAGAGATTCCAGTATAATCAGGTGATGAGCAGGAGGGGATTCTCCTCAGGACGATATTACTGGGATGTGGAGGGCAGTAGATCAGGGGGGTGGAGGGTGGGGATGTGTTACCCCAGTATagacaggagggggcagcagtcaTACATTGGCTATAATAACAAGTCCTGGAGTTTGTGGAGGGGTAATAATCAGTACTCAGTGAGACATGACAGTAAAGTGATCCGGTTACCTCACATTATATCCAGTAATAGAGTCAGGATCTGTCTGGATTATGAGGCCGGGCGGCTGTCGTTTTATGAGCTGTGTGACCccatcagacacttacacaccttcACTGCCTCCTTCACCGAGCCGCTTCATGCTGTATTACGTGTATATGATGGTTCAATAACGATATTGGGAGAAGCAACAACTGGGAGAAACCATAATAGAAACTGA